In Chanodichthys erythropterus isolate Z2021 chromosome 9, ASM2448905v1, whole genome shotgun sequence, a genomic segment contains:
- the LOC137026482 gene encoding glutathione S-transferase Mu 4-like, whose protein sequence is MAMKLAYWDIRGLAQPIRLLLEYTGTKYEEKSYTCGDAPDYDKSCWLNEKFKLGLDFPNLPYLVDGDTKVVQSNAIMRYIARKNNLCGETEEEQVRVDILENQAMDFRNGFVQLCYGDFDKNKSCYSEKLPGTLKQFSDFLGDRKWFAGDKITFVDFIMYELLDQHRMYEPACLDDYRNLRCFLERFESLEKIVEYMKSSKFMKTPVNGKMAKWGNKKE, encoded by the exons ATGGCAATGAAATTGGCATACTGGGATATACGCGGG CTTGCTCAACCAATCCGTCTGCTGTTGGAATACACTGGTACTAAGTATGAGGAGAAATCCTATACTTGTGGTGACG CTCCCGACTATGACAAAAGCTGTTGGTTAAATGAGAAATTCAAACTTGGGCTGGACTTTCCCAAT TTGCCCTACCTAGTGGATGGTGACACCAAGGTAGTCCAAAGCAATGCCATAATGAGATACATCGCCCGCAAAAACAACCTCT GTGGGGAAACTGAAGAAGAGCAGGTGAGAGTTGACATCTTGGAGAACCAGGCGATGGACTTCCGCAATGGTTTTGTCCAGCTCTGCTATGGAGACTTT GACAAAAACAAATCATGTTATAGTGAGAAACTGCCAGGAACTCTAAAGCAGTTCTCTGACTTCCTTGGTGACAGGAAGTGGTTTGCTGGGGACAAG ATCACATTTGTGGATTTCATCATGTATGAGTTGTTGGATCAGCATCGTATGTATGAACCAGCATGCTTGGATGACTACAGAAACCTTAGATGTTTCCTGGAGCGCTTTGAG AGTCTTGAGAAGATTGTAGAATACATGAAGTCAAGCAAGTTCATGAAAACACCTGTGAATGGCAAGATGGCCAAATGGGGAAACAAGAAGGAGTGA